Proteins found in one Pyrus communis chromosome 15, drPyrComm1.1, whole genome shotgun sequence genomic segment:
- the LOC137718661 gene encoding uncharacterized protein, whose product MDSGNSGSMQSSSGGEAQDHEISRPDSIPVYLNSPTGHLFASSDPTVHPSLLSQYQNHPPTTTTLFDHHLSSSNYTYDHFHTTLSHPQSNSSNPNFILSPRTNQPNSTNPIPNPQPSSTTTEARGGQTNTVATRNTKKRTRASRRAPTTVLTTDTSNFRAMVQEFTGIPAPPFSASSSSPYARRLEMFGSGIRSPLYPLRPSAQKVHQPAPFLSPSSNSNSSLLMMMSNSISTMVDATNIATTSNNSNVNFSSTNYQLLSDHHQNQGLFQSMQNPILTFQSLPQQPPPFHSSINVPNFGSRPTPRGVIDNLAMHSSLEDQLGPNRHGSSPYVNTNQLGGDGVGSIDDSHVAASDGNGGWRDHGVLGSRDGGLSSHDHHLRPSLDKCLEMGNVNSTTRGEGAVDSWISPNSDH is encoded by the coding sequence ATGGATTCTGGTAATAGTGGAAGTATGCAATCTTCAAGTGGTGGTGAAGCTCAAGACCATGAAATCTCTAGACCCGATTCGATCCCGGTTTACTTGAATTCTCCGACCGGCCACTTATTTGCTTCCTCCGACCCAACAGTACACCCATCTCTCCTTTCTCAATACCAAAACCACCCACCCACTACCACAACACTTTTTGATCATCATCTCTCATCTAGTAATTACACTTATGATCATTTCCACACAACATTGTCTCATCCCCAATCAAACTCATCAAACCCAAATTTCATCCTCAGCCCAAGAACCAATCAACCCAACTCCACCAACCCCATTCCCAACCCACAACCTTCATCAACTACTACCGAAGCACGAGGAGGACAGACCAACACCGTTGCCACCCGAAACACGAAGAAGAGGACAAGAGCTTCTAGAAGGGCACCAACCACCGTTCTCACCACCGACACGTCTAATTTTCGGGCAATGGTGCAGGAGTTCACTGGTATCCCAGCACCCCCATTTTCAGCTTCATCCTCATCACCATACGCTCGAAGACTCGAAATGTTTGGCTCCGGAATAAGGTCACCTCTCTACCCTTTACGTCCTTCGGCTCAAAAGGTCCATCAGCCAGCCccatttctctctccttcttctaATTCTAATTCTTCATTGTTGATGATGATGAGCAATAGTATTAGTACTATGGTTGATGCTACTAATATTGCTACTACTAGTAATAATAGCAATGTTAATTTCAGTTCAACTAATTACCAATTACTATCTgatcatcatcaaaatcaaggCCTCTTCCAAAGCATGCAAAACCCTATTCTCACATTCCAATCCCTACCACAGCAGCCTCCTCCATTCCATTCTTCAATCAATGTGCCTAATTTTGGGTCAAGACCTACCCCCCGGGGAGTAATTGATAATTTGGCCATGCATTCATCACTTGAGGACCAATTGGGTCCGAACCGTCATGGATCATCACCATATGTTAACACAAACCAGCTCGGTGGTGATGGTGTTGGATCAATAGACGACAGTCATGTAGCAGCTTCAGATGGGAATGGCGGCTGGAGGGATCATGGAGTACTTGGATCAAGGGATGGGGGATTATCATCACATGATCACCATTTGAGGCCTAGTTTGGACAAGTGTTTGGAGATGGGCAATGTTAATTCTACTACTAGAGGTGAAGGTGCGGTGGACTCGTGGATTTCTCCTAATTCAGATCACTAG